A window from Fusarium musae strain F31 chromosome 8, whole genome shotgun sequence encodes these proteins:
- a CDS encoding hypothetical protein (EggNog:ENOG41), with protein MGGNNNTVGAYYAPKGGLPPQTQILTDRAMFTESYAVIPKGCFSDIVTSFLPFWEQTRLWVIARPLSGFAETFSQYIMEVQPGGGSDRAEMDDTAEGVLFVVEGEITVTLAGEAHTLSSGGYAFLPPKSGWTLRNNSSEPARFHWVRKAYESVPGLDAPEAFFANEKDIEPREMPDTNGAWATTRFVDPTDVRHDMHVNIVTFQPGGIIPFAETHVMEHGLYVLEGKAVYRLNQDWVEVEAGDFMWLRAFCPQACYAGGPGKFRYLLYKDVNRHAKLSR; from the coding sequence ATGGgtggcaacaacaacacagtGGGTGCCTACTACGCACCAAAGGGCGGCTTGCCCCCACAAACCCAAATCCTCACCGACCGGGCCATGTTCACCGAGTCTTACGCCGTCATCCCTAAAGGCTGCTTCAGCGACATTGTCACCAGCTTCCTCCCATTCTGGGAGCAAACACGACTATGGGTTATTGCTCGCCCACTTTCGGGCTTTGCTGAGACATTCTCTCAGTACATCATGGAGGTTCAACCAGGCGGTGGCAGTGACCGTGCTGAGATGGATGACACTGCTGAGGGTGTCTTGTTCGTTGTCGAGGGTGAAATCACCGTTACACTAGCTGGCGAAGCTCACACTCTTTCATCGGGAGGTTATGCCTTCCTCCCTCCCAAGAGCGGCTGGACGCTCCGCAACAACTCTAGCGAGCCAGCTCGTTTCCACTGGGTCCGCAAAGCCTACGAATCTGTCCCTGGACTTGATGCACCCGAGGCCTTCTTCGCgaatgagaaggatattgaGCCCAGAGAAATGCCCGATACGAATGGAGCTTGGGCGACAACGCGCTTCGTTGACCCTACCGATGTTCGACATGACATGCATGTGAACATTGTGACTTTCCAGCCTGGTGGTATCATTCCCTTCGCTGAGACACATGTGATGGAGCACGGTCTTTATGTTCTTGAGGGAAAGGCTGTTTACCGACTGAATCAGGATTGGGTCGAGGTTGAAGCTGGTGACTTTATGTGGTTGCGAGCTTTTTGTCCCCAAGCTTGCTATGCTGGTGGACCTGGCAAGTTCAGATACTTGTTGTACAAGGATGTAAACCGACACGCGAAACTATCTAGGTAG
- a CDS encoding hypothetical protein (EggNog:ENOG41), translated as MSVSNMRWLYLGALGFIILWGTYQGIGVFFFCTPIQSFWDAGVKGRCLLAQPTIWLISGIVHIVTDFAIIVMPLPIVWKLQLPRSQKIYLSGIFGLGTLTLAIGILRVQWLDPVTDMTWWNVTAASWSMAEIVSGITCACLPTFKPLLVGIKNWLHRSDDGDSTICLQDQGSNELTGSTLAAFEGHGGVGTGPKVPTSIAMYGTQTNISA; from the exons ATGTCTGTCTCTAACATGAGATGGCTATACTTGGGCGCACTCggtttcatcatcctctggGGCACCTACCAAGGCATTGGAGTATTCTTCTTTTGCACACCAATTCAATCTTTTTGGGATGCAGGTGTCAAGGGACGCTGCCTCCTGGCGCAGCCTACTATATGGCTCATCAGTGGCATCGTGCACATTGTCACTGACTTCGCAATCATCGTCATGCCTCTACCAATTGTTTGGAAACTTCAGCTTCCACGATCCCAGAAGATTTATCTCAGTGGTATTTTCGGCCTTGGAACACT TACTCTCGCGATCGGTATTCTCCGCGTGCAGTGGCTCGACCCCGTTACAGACATGACATGGTGGAACGTTACAGCAGCTTCATGGTCCATGGCAGAGATCGTGTCTGGAATAACTTGTGCTTGCCTTCCGACTTTCAAGCCCTTGCTGGTTGGTATCAAGAATTGGCTCCATCGATCGGATGATGGAGACAGCACCATCTGTCTCCAGGATCAAGGAAGCAATGAGCTTACTGGATCAACCTTGGCTGCATTTGAGGGTCATGGAGGTGTCGGTACTGGACCGAAAGTACCAACCAGTATCGCAATGTATGGAACCCAGACGAACATATCGGCATAA
- a CDS encoding hypothetical protein (EggNog:ENOG41) has translation MAYSNSNSDVFDVVVVGGGPVGLAAGYEVAKAGSTVMILEQNNFFNQAGSSGDLARMFRTMYTEEFMAKLAVEAMKHWDALEKDAGVSLRWMGGLLNFGDKDMGGDTPEGSLLGPKANLDKFGMFYKELTAAQIEEQYPFKNLDPKWIGLFAPDNGVINVQLLLRTLYSLAKDYGAQAKQHTQVKQLRPLDSDRSIWEVHAMVHDKEVKYLTKKIIITSGAYVNHVLKPSFSIGLRLEIWEMVATYFNTNPGPNGTIFPSMWFQFGPSVNGRSQLFYGFPALPWGPPNVVRIAVDAATRTIDDPSQRQANVLDPRDIQDTQDFVRDHVVGVDATVPASTVSCLQTNVFGKIIETLSLYMLIQVDNMFVLDFLPEKYLQGGAEKSIAIFTAGWAMKFVPTLGKALAEMALTGKSDYKLDEFSITRPAPKGKEIIVEDPVSINASAKKEATLSLSRSDCTQSQGSSCRSC, from the exons ATGGCTTactcaaactcaaactcaGACGTCTTTGATGTCGTGGTTGTTGGCGGAGGACCCGTTGGCCTGGCCGCAGGATACGAAGTCGCCAAAGCTGGAAGCACGGTAATGATTCTTGAACAGAATAACTTTTTCAACCAAGCCGGCAGTTCTGGTGACTTGGCCCGCATGTTTCGCACTAT GTACACTGAGGAGTTCATGGCCAAGCTCGCAGTTGAAGCTATGAAGCATTGGGATGCTCTTGAGAAAGATGCTGGAGTGTCGCTTCGTTGGATGGGAGGTCTTCTGAACTTTGGGGACAAGGATATGGGTGGCGATACTCCAGAAG GATCACTTCTGGGACCCAAGGCGAACTTGGACAAGTTTGGAATGTTCTACAAGGAGC TGACTGCTGCGCAAATCGAAGAGCAATATCccttcaagaacctcgatcCCAAGTGGATCGGACTCTTCGCTCCTGATAACGGTGTCATCAACgtccaactcctcctccgcaCCTTATACAGTCTTGCCAAGGACTACGGTGCCCAAGCAAAGCAGCATACTCAGGTCAAGCAGCTTCGGCCTCTGGACAGTGATAGGTCCATCTGGGAAGTCCACGCGATGGTTCATGACAAAGAGGTCAAATACTTGACAAAGAAGATCATTATCACCAGTGGAGCTTACGTCAATCATGTCTTGAAACCAAGCTTCAGCATCGGCCTGAGACTGGAAATTTGGGAAATGGTTGCTACctacttcaacaccaaccccGGACCAAACGGCACAATCTTTCCCA GTATGTGGTTCCAGTTCGGACCATCGGTGAACGGCAGGTCCCAACTCTTCTACGGCTTCCCAGCCTTGCCATGGGGCCCACCGAATGTTGTGAGAATTGCAGTAGATGCTGCTACTCGAACGATTGACGACCCAAGCCAGCGCCAGGCCAATGTTCTTGATCCAAGAGATATTCAAGACACTCAAGATTTCGTCAGAGACCATGTCGTCGGCGTTGACGCTACCGTTCCGGCCTCGACTGTTAGTTGTCTCCAGACCAATGTTTTTGGTAAGATCATCGAAACACTGTCTTTGTACATGCTAATACAAGTAGATAACATGTTTGTGCTGGACTTCTTGCCAGAGAAGTACCTCCAAGGTGGCGCGGAGAAGAGTATTGCTATCTTCACCGCTGGCTGGGCTATGAAGTTTGTGCCAACTTTGGGCAAGGCACTTGCTGAGATGGCGTTGACTGGAAAGTCTGACTACAAGCTGGATGAGTTCTCCATCACTCGTCCTGCTCCGAAAGGAAAGGAGATTATCGTCGAGGATCCTGTGTCCATCAATGCATCTGCAAAGAAAGAGGCAACactgtctctgtctcgtAGCGATTGCACACAGTCTCAAGGATCTTCATGCCGCTCTTGCTGA
- a CDS encoding hypothetical protein (EggNog:ENOG41) yields the protein MTTIEAHPVVDADDNDNASSTDSLRSSILDFRQENGRTYHAFRDGKYNLPNDDEENERLDLQHNLFLLTLDNKLGLSPPNHPDSKVKRVLDVGTGTGIWAIDFGDEHPEATPLTKQVIGVDLSPSQPNFVPPNVRFEIDDIDEEWTYSEPFDFIHSRFMNFSIQNWKSYFTKIYQNLAPGGYVELQDVDVIMGSDDGTLKEDHTMYKWCRLLDEAAGKFNRSFERTSNFKDMLKEVGFVDVVETRYKWPTNHWPKDKKYKELGQWNNVNAASALEALTMAPFTRGLGWSREEVEVLLMKLRQDWNNPKIHAYWPICVTYAKKPEA from the exons ATGACGACTATTGAAGCGCATCCCGTCGTAGACGCTGACGATAAC GATAATGCATCCTCCACAGacagcttgagaagctcaattcTTGACTTCCGTCAAGAAAATGGAAGAACATACCATGCTTTCCGAGACGGCA AATACAATCTCCCaaacgatgacgaggagaacGAAAGATTAG ATCTGCAACATAACTTGTTCTTGCTCACTCTTGATAACAAGCTCGGTCTGAGCCCTCCTAACCATCCCGACTCCAAAGTTAAGCGCGTCCTCGATGTTGGCACTGGAACCGGTATCTGGGCGATTGACTTTGGCGACGAACATCCCGAGGCAACT CCGCTGACAAAACAGGTCATTGGCGTTGACCTCTCGCCGAGCCAGCCGAACTT TGTGCCACCGAACGTTCGCTTCGAgattgatgatatcgacgagGAATGGACTTACAGCGAGCCGTTCGACTTTATTCACAGCAGATTTATGAACTTTAGCATTCAGAACTGGAAGTCGTACTTCACCAAGATCTACCA GAACTTGGCTCCAGGCGGTTATGTTGAACTGCAAGATGTCGATGTCATAATGGGCAGCGACGATGGCACCCTCAAGGAAGACCATACCATGTACAAATGGTGCCGCCTTCTCGACGAAGCAGCCGGAAAGTTCAACCGCTCTTTCGAACGCACCTCCAACTTCAAGGATATGCTGAAAGAGGTCGGATTcgtggatgttgttgagacgCGCTACAAGTGGCCTACCAACCATTGgcccaaggacaagaagtaCAAGGAGTTGGGCCAGTGGAACAACGTCAATGCAGCCTCTGCTCTGGAGGCGCTGACTATGGCGCCTTTCACGAGAGGACTGGGCTGGAGCCGTGAGGAGGTAGAGGTGttattgatgaagctgagacaGGACTGGAATAACCCAAAGATCCATGCTTATTGGCCCAT TTGCGTTACTTATGCTAAGAAGCCTGAAGCGTAG